The genomic region AATAAATCTTAATGCTATAAGTTTAAGAAAGCTCTTTAGCCTTACGCTTACGCTCATTCTCATCAAGATATATTTTACGTATCCTTAAGTAATTAGGCGTTACCTCTACATACTCGTCTTTTTGAATATATTCTAGTGCCTCTTCAAGAGTAAATTTAATCGGCGGTGCGATTTTTACCTTATCATCGTTACCTGCACTACGTACGTTAGAAAGTTTTTTAGTTTTAGTAAGGTTAATCGCTAGATCATCTGGTCTAGAGTTCTCACCTACTACCTGACCTCCATAAATTTCCTCACCTGGATGAATAAAGAACTTACCACGATCTTGTAACTTATCCATTGAATAAGGAATAGATGTACCTGTCTCCATAGATATCATAGATCCATTAATACGACCTGCTATTTCACCTTTATAAGGTTCAAAACCTACAAAACGGTGATTCATTATAGCCTCACCAGCAGTAGCGGTGATCAATTGATTACGTAATCCTATAATACCACGAGAAGGAATTTTAAATTCACAAACCATACGCTCACCTTTAGGTGCCATACTAGTCATTTCTCCTTTTCTTAAAGTAACCATTTCAACAGCCTTACCACTTACCGCTTCTGGTAAATCTATAGTAAGCTCTTCAATAGGCTCACATTTAACACCATCTATTTCTTTAATGATAACTTGTGGTTGTCCTATTTGTAACTCATAACCTTCACGACGCATCGTTTCAATTAAAACAGACAAGTGTAATACACCACGACCAAAAACCATAAACTTATCTGCACTACCAGTATCATGTACTTGTAAAGCAAGATTCTTTTCTAGTTCTTTAGTTAAACGATCGTTAATGTGACGAGAAGTCACAAACTTTCCATCTTTACCAAAGAAAGGAGAATCGTTAATAGTAAATAACATACTCATCGTAGGCTCATCAATTGCAATTGTTTCCATAGCCTCAGGATTTTCAAAATCTGCAACGCTGTCACCTATTTCAAAACCTTCTAAACCTACAATTGCACAAATATCACCAGCCATTACTTCTTGAGCTTTGGCTTTACCCATTCCATCAAAGACATAGACTTCTTTAACTTTAGTCTTTGTCATAGAGCCGTCACGTTTACAAAGAGTCACATTTTGACCTTCTTTTATAGAACCTCTTTTAATACGTCCTATCGCAATACGACCAGTGTAGTTAGAGAAATCTAATGAAGTAATTAATAATTGAGTCGTTCCTTCTTCAACTTTTGGAGCAGGAACATGCTCAATAACCATATCTAATAATGGCTCTATATTAGTTGTTTCATTTTGCCAGTCATCAGACATCCAGTTATTTTTTGCACTACCATATACGGTAGGAAAATCTAGCTGCCATTCTTCTGCACCTAATTCAAACATTAAGTCAAAAACAGATTCATGCACCTCATCAGGTGTACAGTTTTCTTTATCTACTTTATTGACAACTACACATGGCTTAAGACCTAGGTCTATCGCTTTTTGTAGTACAAAACGAGTCTGTGGCATAGGACCTTCAAATGCATCTACTAAAAGTAGAACACCATCTGCCATGTTTAATACACGTTCTACCTCACCACCAAAATCGGCGTGACCAGGTGTATCAATGATATTAATTTTAGTCCCTTTATACATAACTGAAACGTTCTTTGCAAGGATTGTAATCCCACGTTCACGTTCAATGTCATTGTTATCAAGGATTAATTCTCCTGTCGTCTCGTTCTCACGGAAAATCTCACAGTGGTGTAAAATCTTGTCTACTAACGTAGTCTTACCGTGGTCTACGTGAGCAATAATCGCAATGTTTCTAATGTCTTTCATAAAAATAACGCTTGTTAGCGGCTGCAAAAATAGGCTTATTTATTGGTTTTTAGCGCTTTATTGAAATATTTGCACAGCTTCTTTCAATTACTTGATTTTCAATAGCCTTAAATCTAATTGATATTTCGCTTTCGCGAAAGCGAATCATTAAACCATAACCGTTTATTAGTTCATGCATCTGATAAATATATTTTAGCCTCAATCGTTAAGTCTTTCTTAATCATTGGGAATAAAGTGACGTTTCATTTTGTTAGGTATTTGTAAATCATACCTTTGCCGCTGATAGAAAAATATCAATTTTTATGAGTCAAGTTAAAGCAAATGACACTGTAAAGGTGCATTACACAGGTAAATTAAAAGCAACAGGACAGGTCTTTGATACATCTGCAGACAGAGAGCCATTAGAAGCTCAACTAGGTCAAGGAATGTTGATCCCAGGTTTTGAGAACGGTCTAATAGACATGAAGGTAAATGAAAAGAAAACTATTGAAATCCCTAAGGAAGAGGCTTATGGTGAAGTAATGGAAGAACTTTTTCATAAAGTAGATAGAGCCCAATTACCACAAGAAGTACAACCTGAAGTAGGAATGGGATTGATCTCTCAAAACCCTGATGGAACAGAAAGACAATTGCGCGTTGCAGATGTTCAGGAAGACCACATCGTCGTTGATGCTAACCATCCACTAGCTGGTCAGGACCTTGTGTTTGAACTAGAAGTAATAGGAATCAATTAAGAATTCTTCAACCATATACGAAAAAGCCTGTCGATGTATTAACAGGCTTTTTTATTTTTATCGCTTTTCAACTTATATAATTTAATCTATTACCACCGCACGTGATATAGGCGTATCACTTTTCACAACAACAAATGTTGATATCGGGTAAAAAGAATTATCTGTAGTCGTATTAGTCCAGTTTTCAAAACCATATTCAAAGGTAAAAGTCGTACCTGCCATACTGGATGTAAATGAGTCTATTCTTGTAGGCACTTCCATTCCCGGACACCATCCAGCTCGATCTGGAGTCCAGTTTCCTGGTGCTTGATTGCTAACTGGATTAGAAGCACATCCCAGAGGACCCAAATTATGCTGAAACATATTTGCGCCATTGATACTCACACTATGCGTTCTATAGCACCATTCAGCACAAGTACGACCATCTGGATCACCAGATGCTGCTTGTCCCCATCCAGATATTATAGTACGCAAATGTGTATTCTGGGCATTTGAAGGAATATTAATCGAACGTGTAAGATCAAAGGTATGTGCGACACCATATGGCACACCTGCTTGTGAGCCATTATCATAATTTAGAACTCTAGTGATACCATAATATTGATAATCTGGTGTTCCTTCTATATAATCAAAGTCTACACTGACCTCATAACCTTTTGCATTCCAGCATTCAGTTCTTATTCTCAATTCTACATTCCCGGTTAGAATTGATTTAAAATCAGTGACATCAAATTCAAATCCTCTAGGTAACTGACTGTTATCATTCCAGTATGGTGTTATAAATCTAGCCATTTCATAACGCTCACCAGATACAGGATCTGTGACCTTTACGTTTGCATAAACATCCCACTCATCACATCCTCCTGATGGACATGTTAATTTAACATACATTTTTATAGCCTCTATATTACTTAGATCATTATGAAGATTGAAAGATTGTACTGATGTTTGATTAAATCCACCACCAAAAGCGACTCTAGTTCTATTAAAGGTTAGATAGTTATGTATAACTGGTGTACCTGATCCATTAAGTGCTATTACGATATCGTTTGCTATGTCGGTATTTTGAATAACGATATTTTCTTGAAACGTATTTATTGCATCTGGAATGAATCTAACAAAAATCAAACTTGAAGTAGATATAACTGGCAAATTAAGTTGTGTAGAAAATGTAGAACCATCAACCGATAATTCAAATGGACTAGTCGTTGTAAGATTGATGTCACTGCTTAAATTTGCATGGCTTAAAGTAAAGGACTTCAATTGTGAATTTTGACCTACTTGAGTATCTTCAAAAGACAGACTACTCAAAGATGCCGTTAATGATGGCATATTCCCAGAACCATTAGAGCCTGAATCGTCGTTTTCTTCAGAACTACATTGTAAAAAGATTACAGCAATTATCAAAACACTAAAATATTTAGTTGCTTTAAGAAATTTATTCATCTTGTAACGTTTTTGTTTAGTGCAATTTAAAATAAAAGTCCGTTCATTATATAAATCAACTCATACACTTTAATATTGCAGGAAAGAGGTTAGTATATAGGATAGAGTATTGAGAACAAAAGCTGTTTAATAACTTGAACTTAAAGCCTCTAAATGGTATCTTTGCAATCTTCAAAAAATGAGTCAAGAATATGTTTGATAATTTAACTGACAAACTCGATAAAGCCATGCACGTCCTTAAAGGACATGGAAGCATTACCGAAGTAAACGTTGCAGATACTCTTAAAGAAATACGTCGCGCCCTAGTGGATGCAGATGTTAACTATAAAATCGCTAAAGAATTTACCTCACGTGCAAAAGAAAAAGCACTAGGTCAAGGCGTATTAACAACTCTTAAACCAGGTCAACTTCTTACAAAAATTGTAAAAGATGAACTTACAGAGTTAATGGGTGGCGATGTAACGGGATTAAACTTAACTGGTAATCCTACCGTTATTTTAATGTCTGGATTACAAGGTTCTGGTAAAACAACATTTTCAGGTAAACTAGCAAACTTTTTAAAATCTAAAAAGAGTAAAAGACCTCTTTTAGTGGCTTGTGACATATATCGTCCAGCAGCTATTGATCAGTTGCATGTGGTAGGAGAAAGTGTAGGCGTTGAAGTATATTCTAATCGTGATGAAAAGGATCCTGTAAAAATTTCGCAAGATGCTATTTTACATGCAAAACAAAATGGCTTTAATGTTGTTATTATAGATACCGCAGGTCGTCTTGCTGTTGATGAACAAATGATGACTGAGATTGCAAATGTGCACGCTGCAGTTAAACCTCAAGAAACACTTTTTGTAGTTGACTCTATGACAGGTCAGGATGCGGTTAATACAGCCAAAGCATTTAATGAACGATTAAACTTTGATGGTGTTATACTTACTAAATTAGATGGTGATACACGTGGTGGTGCAGCATTATCTATTAAATCTGTTGTTGATAAGCCTATTAAATTTATAGGTACTGGTGAGAAGATGGAAGCAATTGATGTTTTCTATCCTTCACGTATGGCAGATCGTATTCTGGGAATGGGTGATGTTGTTTCTCTTGTAGAGCGCGCTCAAGAACAGTTTGATGAAGAGCAAGCTCGCAAATTGAGTAAAAAAATTGCCAAAAATCAATTTGGCTTTGATGATTTTCTATCTCAAATACAGCAAATTAAAAAAATGGGTAACATGAAGGACCTTATGGGAATGATTCCTGGTGCCGGAAAAATGCTTAAAGATGTAGATATTGATGATGATGCATTCAAAGGTATTGAAGCAATTATTCATTCTATGACTATAGAAGAAAGAACACGTCCACAAGTGATTAACGGCTCTCGTAAAAAAAGAATCGCAAAAGGTAGTGGTACAACAGTTACTGAAGTGAACCAACTTTTAAAGCAATTTGATCAAATGAGTAAGATGATGAAAATGATGCAAGGTGGAAAAGGTAAAGCCATGATGAATGCCTTAGGAAAAATGAGGTAGATCTACATCAATTACTTAAACATTAAAATCCTGAGTTCGCCTCAGGATTTTTTTTTACTTTTTTTAAGTACGCAATCCTTATCGTTAACAAGTAGATAATAAGTGTATCCATATAAATTTTAAAATTTGATGCATTTGAGTGAATTTTACAGCAACATTAACCTTCACACACAACTATGATTATTCTCGACGGAAAAAAAACCAGTAACGACATCAAGAACGAAATCACAGAAATCGTTCAAGAAATGAAAAACAACGGTGAGAAAGTACCTCATCTAGCCGCAGTAATTGTAGGAAATGATGGAGCTAGTCTTACATATGTAGGATCTAAAGTACGCGCTTGTGAACGTGTTGGTTTTGAAAGTACTATGGTACGTATGCCTAATACGACTAGTGAAACTGAATTATTAAAAGAGATTGAAAAACTAAATAATAATCCAGACGTAGATGGATTTATTGTTCAACTGCCACTTCCTAAACAAATCGATACACAAAAGGTATTAATGGCTGTTGACCCAGATAAAGATGTAGACGGCTTCCACCCTACTAACTTTGGTAGAATGGCATTAGACATGAGTACATTTATACCAGCCACTCCTTTTGGTATACTAGAATTATTAGATCGTTATAATGTAGATACACAAGGTAAACATACTGTTGTGATAGGACGCTCTCACATAGTAGGAAGACCGATGAGTATACTTATGGGAAGAAAAGGTTTCCCTGGCAACTCCACCGTTACATTAACACACAGTCACACCAAAAACATCACACAAATAACCTCTCAAGCAGACATTATCATTACAGCACTAGGTGTCCCTGGATTTTTAAAAGCAGAAATGGTTAAAGATGATGCGGTAATCATTGATGTAGGTATCACACGTGTGCCAGATGAATCTCGCGAGCGAGGATATTATATTACAGGTGACGTAGATTATGAAAACGTAGCAAAAAAAGCTAGTCACATTACTCCAGTACCTGGTGGTGTAGGCCCTATGACTATTGCCATGTTGCTTAAAAATACATTGTTAGCTAGAGAAAGACATAGAGCTGCTAATAGATAATATATTCTATAAAAAAAGTCCTACTTCAGTTAAGTAGGACTTTTTTTAAAATCATTATTACTTAAAATTATTTACCGCCATTTGCTTGCAAATCTGCAATACATTGAGCGTCTAATTGCGCTATACCTGACCCCATTATATTCATCATGTTTAATGGATTAAACGTTTCTAACTGTGCATTCATTAAACAACCATCAACATTACAATGTGCACTGTTTGTATCATCCTCATGATCTGATTGTAAGGCAGTGCCTATGTTAACTAATCCCATTATATGTGCAAACTCATGCTCATAGACAGCTGTTTCAACATTTACTCTACTAGGCTGGTTTAAACCACCACTCAATTCTTCAATAGTTTTTTGAAACATGACCAGCGATGTATTTCTATAAGCTGTTCCTAAAATAACACTATTACCAGAATCATTTTCATTAGAATCGTCTGTAAACAGTACAAATATGGCAAGAGTATCATCAACACTAAACTGAGTTCTAATGTTATCTTCTAATTGACGTACTTCTGTAATAGAATAAGTACCTAATGCTTGTGCTGGAATTTCCCTTTCTATGATTGAAATCCCACCAGGTTTATGCAGTCTATCATTTAAAAAAGACAGTAAGTTGTTAAGTGATGCCTGTTCAGGTTTAAAACCATCAACATAAATTGCTTCAATAATGATTTTTGAAAACCTAGAATCACTAAGCAACTCATTTGCGCTTGCACCAGTATTGAGAGTATAAGAAAGCTCATCGCTATTTACACCATTATCTTGATCTTTGTCTGAACTACATGCATTTAAACTGGTAATAATAATTAAAAGGCATAATAATTGAAATATCTTTCTCATATCTTATATTTTCACACAAAATAAATTTAAAAAATGAAACAATCTATTAAACTGTTCCTAACACTTGTTATTTTTTCCGCTTTCGCGAAAGCGCAATCTGGAGAATCTTACCAATCCTTAATGATGAAGTACTTTGAAGTGAGCGGTATAGACACAGAGTATAATGCTGCCTATGATGGTATGATGCAAATGTTTAAAGATGCATATCAAACACAAGATGTGCCGGCATCTGTATGGCAAAAGTACGATTCAAATAAAACAGCATCTGTAGCAAAATTAAAAGGCATTTTAGCTAGTGAGTATCGTAGTATTTTTGATGATAAACAAGACCTTATTAACCTTATTAATTTCTACACATCTAGCGCTGGTAAGCAATTAAAGTCTGACCCTAATGCCATGAGTGAAGATGATAAAAAAGCTTATGAAGCTTTTAGAGTATCTAATACAGGTACAAAACTTTTTGGCCGTATGGATCGTATCAATAAAGCAAAAGAAACAGCTAGTATTTACTGGTCAAGAGAGCTTTTTTGTCAAGTAACCGGTGAATTAAAAGAACTAGGTTACACCAGCTCTATGCCTATGGGAAGCTGTAACTAATGGAAGAGTTTTTAAAATCTTTACCTCAACTTGCGGCCCAGAAAAAAAAAGAAAACCAGGTCTATTTTAAAAAGCTCAAAAAAAAGGCTCCTAAAAATTTAGATGGTCTCATGCAAGATTTACATGACGAGACCTTTGAAGAAGTAGATTGTTTGAGCTGCGCAAATTGTTGTAAGACGACTGGACCATTGTTCACCCATAAAGATATTGATAGAATAGCAAAGCATTTCAGAATGAAACCCAGCGATTTTATTGATCAATTTTTACGCATAGATGAAGATAAAGACTATGTATTACAAAAGGTTCCATGTCATTTTCTAGGAGCAGATAATTATTGTTCTATCTATGACGTACGCCCTAAAGCTTGTAGAGAATACCCACATACAGACCGGCGTAAAATCTATCAGATAGGTAATCTTACCGTTAAGAATACCTTTATATGTCCCGCGACATTTAAAATTGTCGAAAAAATGAAAGCCTCAATTCCTATGAATTGAGGCTTTTTAATTGGCACAATTTAACAAGTAAATGCTAATCATCGTTAAAATAAATACAGAATTCATTGAGCTTATATATATTTGAATCAATGAAAAAGTATATCCCTTTTATTCTCATGCTTATCGTGGTAGCATGTAGTAAACCTAAACCTCAAAAAGCTGAGGTGATAGGCTTAGAAGATATTGCATCTTTAACAGGTAATTATCCTGATAAGATACAAGTAATTAATTTTTGGGCAACGTGGTGCAAGCCTTGTGTGGATGAATTACCTGCTTTTGAAAAACTAAAAGCCACTTATGGAGATAAAATAGAAGTTATTTTAATATCCCTAGATGATGTAGAAAATTTAGAATCTAAAGTCAATCCATTCCTAGAAAAGCACAACATACAATCCCAAGTAAGATTACTAGATTATCCATACGCGGCAGAATATATACCTATGATAGATCCGCATTGGGATGGAGCTATACCTGTAACATTAATTAAATATAAAAGAGAGCACAAATTCTTTAATCAAAGTTTTGAATTTAAAGAATTAGATTTTGAAGTTTCTGCTCTTTTAGAAGAATAATAAATATCATGAAAACACTTAAAATATTAACTGTTGTAGCCATTGTGGCACTAGTAGGGATTCTAGCGAGTGGTGTTCTTAACTTTGGATCAACAGCAATGGATGAAAATGAAATAGAAAGTGCCATTAATGACTCTAATGTCACAGATCAGGCACCAGTTAGAAAAGGCTATGACATTGGTGATAAGGCAACAGATTTTAATTTAAAAAATGTTGACGGAAAAATGGTCTCGCTTAAAGATTATAGCGATGCACAAGGTTTTATAATAATTTTTACTTGTAATCACTGCCCTTACTCTGTAGCATATGAGGATAGAATTATAGCACTCGATAAAGAGTTTAAAGATCAAGGATATCCAGTAATAGCCATTAACCCTAATAATCCAGAAGCTTATCCAGAAGATAGTTATGATAATATGAAGATAAGAGCTCAAAATAAAGGGTTTACATTTCCATATTTATTTGATGCTGGACAGAAAATATATCCACAATATGGCGCTACTAAAACACCGCATGTCTTTTTACTAAAAAAAGAAGGTGCAAATAATGTAGTTAAATATATAGGTGCAATTGACGATAATCATAAAGATGCTAAGGCAATAAAAAATGATTATCTAAGAGACGCTGTTAATAATTTAATTAACGGTAAAGAAATTGAAACAACTAAGACGGTCGCTATAGGTTGTTCTATTAAAAGTTAAAGACTATAAATTTTATTGATAGAGAACCCGTGTTTATACATGGGTTTTCTTATTTGGTAAACGGTCAAAATTGTATTTTTGTAAAAAGAATAGATTACCCAAACATGATTTTAGAACAACATTATACTAAATGTCTAGCTCAAGGTGCGTACTATATAGCATCTGCTGGCGAGGCTGTCATTATAGATCCATTAAGAGAAGTTCAACAATACATCGACCGTGCAGCACAAGATAATGTGACCATAAAGTATGTTTTTCTAACACATTTTCATGCAGACTTTGTTTCTGGACATGTTGATCTCGCAGATAAAACTGGCGCAACGATTGTTTTAGGTCCTAATGCTGAGACAAGTTACGCTTTCGCGAAAGCGAAACATGGACAAGTTTTCAAGGTAGGTGACGTAAGCTTCACACTACTACACACGCCAGGTCACACCATGGAATCATCGTGCTATCTACTGAGAGATGAAGAAGGAATTGAGAAAGCAATATTTACTGGTGATACTCTATTTATAGGAGATGTAGGAAGACCTGATCTAGCTGCAAAATCAGATTTGAGTACAGAAGATCTAGCTGGACATCTTTATGATTCCTTACGCAAAGAAATCATGACGCTAACTGATGATATTATTGTTTATCCGGCGCATGGTGCTGGAAGCGCTTGTGGTAAAAGTATGAGTAAAGAAACCTATGACACCTTAGGAAATCAAAAGAAAACAAACTATGCCCTTGCTGAAGATTTAAGTAAAGAAGACTTTATTAAAGAATTAACAACAGGTATTGCTCCACCACCAGCGTATTTTCCAAAAAATGTATGGATGAATAAAGGAGTCAATTCTAGCATCGATGAGATTATTGCTAGAGGAAATACACCTATGAATGCCGTGTCGTTTAAGGCACTTGTCGATGATAACGAATACTTAGTTCTAGATGTAAGATCACCACAAGAATATACTGCTTGCAGCATACCAGGATCTTGGTTCATAGGTCTAGATGGTCAATTTGCCCCATGGATAGGCGCATTAATTGAAGACATCGATCAAAAAATAATCTTTATCGCTCCTGAAGGTCGAGAAGAAGAAACCGTTACTAGATTAGCTAGAGTAGGTTATGACAATGCTTTAGGATATCTTAACGGCGGCATCGAGGCATGGAAAAATGCTGGTTTTGCAACGCAACAGATTAAAAATATTACTGCACAAGAGTTTATAGATGGTCTATCTGATAATAGCATATTAAATCCTATAGATGCTCGTAAACCTGGTGAATACAATAATGGTCATGTAAACGGAGTTCCTTTATATACCTTAGACAATATACATACTGATGTTGATACATTAAAGGCTGATTATACCTACCATATTTATTGCGGTGGTGGTTATCGCTCAGTAATTTTTGCAAGTATTGCTGCTGCAAATGGCATAAATAATGTTGTCAATGTTGAAGGTGGCTATGGAGCTATAAAAAAGACTAATTTAGGAACTCAAAAAATTGTAGAAACAACAACTTGTTCACTTTAATATGAAAGACATCACAAAACAAGAATGGAAAGAACTTATTGCATCAGATGACAATGCTGTAATAATAGATGTGCGCACTGCAGACGAAGTTGCAGAAGGTATGATTCCTAATGCATTGCATCACGATATATTTCAACCACAAGAGCTAATGGCAGCGCTTCAAGAAATGGATAAGTCTAAAAATTACTATATCTACTGCCGTAGCGGTGGACGTAGTGGTCAGGCTTGTCAAATTATGAATCAAATGGGCTTTGAAACAACTTATAATCTTTTAGGCGGTTTTAGTGAGTGGGATGGCGATGTTGCTTAACCTATATACAAAATGAAAAAAATAATTCTTTTATTAAGCTTAATCTGTACGATAGCTTTAACTCAAAGCTGCTTTGAGGCTAAAGCTGGCACTGTTGAATTAGTCAGCTCTGAGGAGGCTGCAGATATCATAAAATCGCAATCAGCACAATTAGTTGATGTGCGTAGTAAAGAACAATTTGAAGCTGGTCACATAGAAGGTGCTATCAATATACCTGTAGACAGTGAAAATTTAAATGAAATCATAGCCGGACTTAATGTCAAAGAACCTGTACTGGTATATTGTAATGGTGGTAGGCAAAGTGCACAATGTGCTAAGATTTTAGAAGATAAAGGATTTATTAAAATATTTGATCTCGATGGTGGCTTAAGTAAATGGACTACTAGCGGCAGAGAGATCGTTTTAAAAACTAACGAATAACTAATGCAATTATCTGACATTCCACAAATCAAGCATGTAGATGCTGACAATTTCTTTTTACTTGCTGGCCCATGTGCTATAGAAGGTGAAGACATGGCATTGCGCATCGCAGAAAAAGTGGTTAAAATCACTGATAAGCTTAATATCCCTTACGTATTTAAAGGAAGTTTTAAAAAAGCAAATCGTAGCCGTATAGATAGTTTTACAGGTATAGGCGATGAGAAAGCGTTGAAAATATTGCGTAAAGTTTCTGAAACTTTTGGAGTACCTACCGTAACAGATATCCACGAAGTTAGTGATGCAGCTATGGCTGCAGAGTATGTCGACATTCTACAAATCCCTGCTTTTTTAGTAAGGCAAACTGATTTAGTAGTTGCTGCTGCACAAACGGGTAAAGTAGTGAACCTTAAGAAAGGACAATTTATGTCGCCAGAGGCTATGAAACATGCAGTACAAAAAGTGAAAGATTCTGGTAGCGATAAAGCTTGGATTACTGATCGCGGAACTATGTTTGGTTATCAAGATATGATTGTAGACTTTAGAGGTATACCGACCATGCGCGAGTTTGCTCCAACGGTACTAGATGTTACTCACAGCTTGCAACAGCCTAATCAAACTAGCGGTGTTACCGGTGGACGACCTAACATGATAGAAACTATAGCTCGAGCTGGTATTGTCAACCAGGTTGATGGTTTATTTATAGAAACTCATTTTGATCCTGCAAATGCAAAAAGTGATGGTGCAAATATGCTAGATCTTCAATATTTAGAAGGTTTACTATCCCGATTAGTTGCAATTAGAAAAACGATTCAATCTTTTAATTAAAAATTTTTCAAATAATTGAAAAGCCTGCAAATGTATATTTGCTGGCTTTTTTTTGTTTAATTATTATCATTTGTGAAGTACAAGTGTTAAACATTTCCCATTCTGTAACAATGTAAAAAATGTGGAGTCCTATTTTATATACATCTAACAACTAAAACTTTACATTATGAAAAATTACATTTTTATTGCAACATTCTTTATGGCATTTATAGGATTTGCACAAACAAGCATGGAAGTAGAATCCTTTTCAAAAATTAAAATTGACGCTGACGCACAAATTGAAATTGTATATTCAACAAAAGATCAAGTGATGTTTAATGTTGATGAAAATCAACTTAAAGATTTCACTATCTCATCAGACAATGGCTCTTTAACCATTAAACAAAATGGAAATTCGATTGATGGACTTAAAATTCGTATTTATACCAATCAGCTTAAAGGTATGGCGGTAAATGGAAACGGTAATGTCACCTTAACAAAATTTACTAAAATGGAGAATCTATATTTATCAATGAAAGGCTCTTATACTGTAGACACTGGCGAGGCAAATATTAAAAACTTTACCATATCGAGAGATGCTAACAGTAAAGCCATTCATGAAAATGCAGTAGAAGTTAAAGAAAGCGTTAACGGAACCTTACTTATAGTAAATGGATAACATTTAATTGCTCTAACTATTAACTAAAAGCCCTTTCTTTTAAAGAAAGGGCTTTTTATTTTCAATATGTTTATCTTAAACTTTGTAATAAATTAGTAGTCATAAAGAAAATATTATGAGAATCCAGTTTTACTTTCTACTTTTTATTGCTTCAATCACAATTTCATGTCAGAATGAAAAAGATGATTATATCCCTACAGACCAGGTAATATTGTCTAACG from Nonlabens arenilitoris harbors:
- a CDS encoding MBL fold metallo-hydrolase; translation: MILEQHYTKCLAQGAYYIASAGEAVIIDPLREVQQYIDRAAQDNVTIKYVFLTHFHADFVSGHVDLADKTGATIVLGPNAETSYAFAKAKHGQVFKVGDVSFTLLHTPGHTMESSCYLLRDEEGIEKAIFTGDTLFIGDVGRPDLAAKSDLSTEDLAGHLYDSLRKEIMTLTDDIIVYPAHGAGSACGKSMSKETYDTLGNQKKTNYALAEDLSKEDFIKELTTGIAPPPAYFPKNVWMNKGVNSSIDEIIARGNTPMNAVSFKALVDDNEYLVLDVRSPQEYTACSIPGSWFIGLDGQFAPWIGALIEDIDQKIIFIAPEGREEETVTRLARVGYDNALGYLNGGIEAWKNAGFATQQIKNITAQEFIDGLSDNSILNPIDARKPGEYNNGHVNGVPLYTLDNIHTDVDTLKADYTYHIYCGGGYRSVIFASIAAANGINNVVNVEGGYGAIKKTNLGTQKIVETTTCSL
- a CDS encoding membrane metalloprotease; the encoded protein is MRKIFQLLCLLIIITSLNACSSDKDQDNGVNSDELSYTLNTGASANELLSDSRFSKIIIEAIYVDGFKPEQASLNNLLSFLNDRLHKPGGISIIEREIPAQALGTYSITEVRQLEDNIRTQFSVDDTLAIFVLFTDDSNENDSGNSVILGTAYRNTSLVMFQKTIEELSGGLNQPSRVNVETAVYEHEFAHIMGLVNIGTALQSDHEDDTNSAHCNVDGCLMNAQLETFNPLNMMNIMGSGIAQLDAQCIADLQANGGK
- a CDS encoding rhodanese-like domain-containing protein, with protein sequence MKKIILLLSLICTIALTQSCFEAKAGTVELVSSEEAADIIKSQSAQLVDVRSKEQFEAGHIEGAINIPVDSENLNEIIAGLNVKEPVLVYCNGGRQSAQCAKILEDKGFIKIFDLDGGLSKWTTSGREIVLKTNE
- a CDS encoding thioredoxin family protein, producing the protein MKTLKILTVVAIVALVGILASGVLNFGSTAMDENEIESAINDSNVTDQAPVRKGYDIGDKATDFNLKNVDGKMVSLKDYSDAQGFIIIFTCNHCPYSVAYEDRIIALDKEFKDQGYPVIAINPNNPEAYPEDSYDNMKIRAQNKGFTFPYLFDAGQKIYPQYGATKTPHVFLLKKEGANNVVKYIGAIDDNHKDAKAIKNDYLRDAVNNLINGKEIETTKTVAIGCSIKS
- a CDS encoding excinuclease ABC subunit B; protein product: MKQSIKLFLTLVIFSAFAKAQSGESYQSLMMKYFEVSGIDTEYNAAYDGMMQMFKDAYQTQDVPASVWQKYDSNKTASVAKLKGILASEYRSIFDDKQDLINLINFYTSSAGKQLKSDPNAMSEDDKKAYEAFRVSNTGTKLFGRMDRINKAKETASIYWSRELFCQVTGELKELGYTSSMPMGSCN
- a CDS encoding TlpA disulfide reductase family protein, coding for MKKYIPFILMLIVVACSKPKPQKAEVIGLEDIASLTGNYPDKIQVINFWATWCKPCVDELPAFEKLKATYGDKIEVILISLDDVENLESKVNPFLEKHNIQSQVRLLDYPYAAEYIPMIDPHWDGAIPVTLIKYKREHKFFNQSFEFKELDFEVSALLEE
- a CDS encoding rhodanese-like domain-containing protein; its protein translation is MKDITKQEWKELIASDDNAVIIDVRTADEVAEGMIPNALHHDIFQPQELMAALQEMDKSKNYYIYCRSGGRSGQACQIMNQMGFETTYNLLGGFSEWDGDVA
- a CDS encoding YkgJ family cysteine cluster protein, with translation MEEFLKSLPQLAAQKKKENQVYFKKLKKKAPKNLDGLMQDLHDETFEEVDCLSCANCCKTTGPLFTHKDIDRIAKHFRMKPSDFIDQFLRIDEDKDYVLQKVPCHFLGADNYCSIYDVRPKACREYPHTDRRKIYQIGNLTVKNTFICPATFKIVEKMKASIPMN